One stretch of Euphorbia lathyris chromosome 7, ddEupLath1.1, whole genome shotgun sequence DNA includes these proteins:
- the LOC136200536 gene encoding E3 ubiquitin-protein ligase CIP8: MAESPSHSPAPVSVPESDTSQYWCYHCNKRVSVETLANQPDVICLECKNGFVESITATETPPSATPSLTSDQADDSSFGSQFLQMLRIIAQAARDEDAPPPLPQDPQSEDDFLRIELNGWENEEDEDEDDEDDDLTEHENENHHENEENIEEGEHDGEDGDERSDNEHEELREEGDEARRQRDILRLRIRDFATRARSGRNRILDWAEILMGLEDNSIEFRLEVPETDRYIGNPEDYVDAAGYEALLQNLAESDGGRRGAPPAAKSIVSALPTIEITSEKQTLACAICKDMVNVGEKETRLPCGHGYHGGCIVPWLASRNSCPVCRFELATDDSEYEADRKKKPVSAINGASGSGGDDLGSY; this comes from the coding sequence ATGGCCGAAAGCCCGTCTCATTCGCCGGCGCCTGTTTCTGTGCCGGAATCGGATACGTCTCAGTATTGGTGCTACCACTGCAACAAACGCGTCTCTGTCGAAACCCTAGCCAATCAACCTGATGTTATCTGCCTCGAGTGCAAGAATGGTTTCGTTGAATCAATTACTGCCACGGAAACTCCACCTTCCGCCACTCCTTCTCTCACATCAGACCAGGCTGATGATTCTTCTTTTGGATCTCAATTTCTTCAAATGCTTCGCATAATCGCGCAGGCGGCGCGTGATGAGGACGCGCCTCCTCCTCTTCCTCAGGATCCCCAATCTGAGGATGATTTTCTTAGGATTGAGCTTAATGGATGGGAAAACGAGgaagatgaggatgaggatgatGAAGACGATGATTTAACCGAGCACGAGAACGAGAACCACCACGAAAACGAGGAGAACATAGAGGAAGGAGAGCATGACGGTGAAGATGGGGACGAGCGATCTGATAACGAGCATGAGGAGCTCAGAGAGGAAGGGGACGAAGCTAGAAGGCAGCGGGATATTCTGCGTCTTAGGATCCGTGATTTTGCGACTAGAGCAAGGAGCGGGCGTAACAGAATTCTTGACTGGGCAGAGATCTTGATGGGACTGGAAGACAACTCAATTGAGTTTCGCCTTGAAGTCCCAGAAACGGACAGATACATAGGCAATCCAGAGGACTATGTGGATGCTGCTGGATACGAGGCACTGCTGCAGAATTTGGCTGAGAGTGATGGTGGTAGAAGAGGGGCTCCACCTGCTGCAAAATCAATTGTGTCAGCATTGCCCACAATCGAGATCACATCAGAGAAGCAGACTCTGGCATGTGCTATATGCAAGGATATGGTCAATGTTGGTGAAAAAGAGACTAGATTGCCTTGTGGGCATGGATATCATGGGGGCTGCATCGTACCGTGGTTGGCTTCTAGGAATTCTTGTCCTGTTTGTCGGTTTGAATTAGCAACTGATGACTCCGAATATGAGGCAGATAGAAAGAAGAAACCAGTCAGCGCTATCAATGGAGCTTCAGGTTCAGGCGGTGATGACTTGGGTTCCTATTGA